ATCACCAGAATAAAAGGTGGTACTGGTATGATTGACAATTACTCTATTGTGGAAAGTGTTGCAGATAGTATCAATGGTTATTCAGTATTTGCTGTAGATACCGATGGATGGCAAGCAGGTGATATATTGTTGGAAAACTCTACTTTCAATAAGTGTCAGTATTTCCTCATTAGTAGATCGAATACCAATTCACTCACTATTGAGAGCTGTACTATCAATGCTGCTCCTGAAGGAGGAAGACAACTATTCAGATGGAGAGGAGCCGATGGTAGCAACGATATCTTGAATGGTGTCAGCATTAACAATACTATTCTAGGGCCAGGTTGGGATATGTCGGGTCTTGGTACTAATACCGCAATCAAAGGATATCAAGGATTAGCTAATACTAATATCAATGTAGTAAATAGCTATATACCAAGTGACTTGACTTTTGCTTCAGATGAGATTTCTGGATTCAATGTATATGGTAAAACTGCAGCAGAACTGTGGGTAGATCCAGAAAACAACGATTTTAACATCGCTGATACAGGGTTTCCTGGTGCTTCTAGTGCAGGTGATCCTCGTTGGAGAACAGGGTTGTAAGGTTTAGTGACAAGCTTTTTAGCTGTTATATTATTGGTAAATAGATTTTTCGGTGTGGCCTTTTCAAAAGGCCACACCATTTTGTACCCAAATGACATGAAAAGAAAGATTCAACAATTATTGCCTTTGATGGTGTTTTGTTTGTTCCTTTTGCCGAGCTGTGGAGGAAATGACAATGTAGAGCCTGCTGATCCTGACGAGCCAGAGAACCCCATAGATCCTACGAACCCAGATGATAAACCAGAACCTGTAGAAGAAGAAGCTTTGGCTTTTCCGGGAGCAGAAGGTTTTGGTCAGAATGCCACTGGTGGACGTGGTGGTAAGGTCTACTTTGTGACCAACCTGAGCGATTCAGGTATTGGAAGTTTACGCTATGGCGTTGAAATGAGTGGACCTAGATATATTCTCTTTAAAGTTTCTGGTACCATTAAATTAAAATCCCCTCTAAAAATATCTAACAATGATATTACCATCGCGGGTCAGACCGCTCCTGGCGATGGAATTACGCTTAGAGATTATTCTGTTAGTGTAAATGCAGATAATGTGATCATCAGGTATCTTAGATTCCGTATGGGAGATGTTACCCAATACGAAGGAGATGCAATTGGTGGAAGATTTCAAAAAAATATTATTATCGATCACTGTTCTATGAGTTGGTCTAGTGATGAGTGTGTTTCATTTTATGCCAATGAAAATACGACAGTTCAATGGTGCATAATATCTGAAAGTCTTAGAAACTCTGTACATGATAAAGGTGCTCATGGCTATGGTGGTATCTGGGGTGGTAAATATGCCTCCTTTCATCACAATCTGTTGGCCAATCATGATAGTAGAAACCCTAGACTTGGAGAGGAGGCTGGTAAGGCTTTTGCACTAACTGATCTGGTTGATCTAAGAAACAATGTGATCTACAATTGGGCAGGCAACAGTTGCTATGGTGGAGAAGCCATGAATGTGAACATAGTGAACTGCTATTACAAACCAGGCCCAGTGACTACTAAGAAGTCAAGGATAATATCCATAGATAAAAATAAAAATGAAGGCACAGAAGTCTATGACATCTGGGGCAAATTCTACATCGATGGGAATTATATGGCTGGAAGCACTTCTGCTACCAATGACAATTGGAACTATGGAGTGTTCAATCAGTTTCATAGTTCTTATGGGGAAGTATCAGAAGAGGATAAAGTCGCTATGAGATTGACCGAACCACACGATATTGGAAATAATGTCACCACTCATACTGCCCAGGATGCCTATGATCGAATCGTCGCTTATGGTGGAGCATCACTAATAAGGGATGCAGTAGACGAACGTGTGTTGAGTGATATGGAGAGTGTCAGTTATCAGTTTGAAGGATCTAATGGAAGTACAAAAGGAATCATAGATTCACAAGCAGATGTA
This is a stretch of genomic DNA from Reichenbachiella ulvae. It encodes these proteins:
- a CDS encoding pectate lyase family protein, with the protein product MKRKIQQLLPLMVFCLFLLPSCGGNDNVEPADPDEPENPIDPTNPDDKPEPVEEEALAFPGAEGFGQNATGGRGGKVYFVTNLSDSGIGSLRYGVEMSGPRYILFKVSGTIKLKSPLKISNNDITIAGQTAPGDGITLRDYSVSVNADNVIIRYLRFRMGDVTQYEGDAIGGRFQKNIIIDHCSMSWSSDECVSFYANENTTVQWCIISESLRNSVHDKGAHGYGGIWGGKYASFHHNLLANHDSRNPRLGEEAGKAFALTDLVDLRNNVIYNWAGNSCYGGEAMNVNIVNCYYKPGPVTTKKSRIISIDKNKNEGTEVYDIWGKFYIDGNYMAGSTSATNDNWNYGVFNQFHSSYGEVSEEDKVAMRLTEPHDIGNNVTTHTAQDAYDRIVAYGGASLIRDAVDERVLSDMESVSYQFEGSNGSTKGIIDSQADVGGWPELVSEEALLDTSEDGMPDAWKEEMKLDPETFEANGHDLSTGYENIEVYINSLVADITENQNK